The following coding sequences lie in one Pseudomonadota bacterium genomic window:
- a CDS encoding HAMP domain-containing protein gives MARAGGGKRRGERGAALDRLRPARRFRFKLVAVMLLIALIPLVASALLVDQVISVSDGVAAGQARALVAPLRQAADAYRALFRAQKQLFRQQTQLFAVDEPLRRAVRAGERGPIVTRLAQLAAQRDGVRRLRVLAADGSVLADAAHAQPAGEALRPYRWSRPVAGTTTRLEATFVASGEHLTHFAALATAQRAALEIDRLRRGLAPYYRIAFLSLLGLALVLATAGGLVFAGRTVRRVTALLHGTRRVAAGDLETRVEAPASDELGQLARSFNLMVEQLRESRDRIAYLEKIGAWQGVARRLAHEIKNPLTPIQLVVQQLFNKYSGDDLRFQRLLTDAHEIVTEEVQGLRRLVEEFSAFAKLPAVQAEAVEIDLVLDDFLKSYSELAERTQAHWTPLGPGHVVLVDRMLIKHVLHNLLENALQAAAGPGARGSAGLRVELTARLPLGAGELALQVRDNGPGIDREAMEQVFDPYFTTKERGTGLGLAIVKKIVLEHGGAVLVRAAPEGGAEFVITLPLAEGSADLAGEEASP, from the coding sequence ATGGCGCGCGCGGGCGGTGGCAAGCGGAGGGGCGAGCGCGGCGCGGCGCTCGATCGCCTGCGGCCTGCGCGGCGCTTCCGCTTCAAGCTCGTCGCGGTGATGCTGCTGATCGCGCTGATTCCGCTGGTAGCCTCGGCGCTGCTCGTCGATCAGGTGATCAGCGTCTCCGACGGCGTCGCCGCCGGGCAGGCACGGGCGCTCGTTGCCCCGCTGAGGCAGGCCGCCGACGCCTACCGGGCGCTCTTCCGCGCCCAGAAGCAGCTCTTTCGCCAACAGACGCAGCTCTTCGCCGTGGACGAGCCGCTGCGGCGTGCAGTCCGCGCCGGTGAGCGAGGGCCAATTGTCACGCGCCTCGCGCAGCTGGCCGCGCAGCGTGATGGGGTGCGTCGGCTGCGCGTGCTCGCCGCCGACGGGAGCGTGCTCGCCGACGCAGCGCACGCGCAGCCGGCGGGCGAGGCGCTCCGACCCTATCGGTGGTCTCGACCCGTGGCGGGGACCACCACGCGCCTGGAGGCGACCTTCGTCGCCAGCGGTGAGCACCTGACGCACTTCGCCGCGCTCGCCACCGCGCAGCGGGCGGCGCTCGAGATCGATCGCCTGCGCCGTGGCTTGGCCCCCTACTATCGCATCGCCTTTCTCAGCCTGCTCGGGCTCGCCCTAGTGCTGGCCACGGCAGGTGGGCTCGTCTTCGCTGGCCGCACCGTCCGCCGCGTGACCGCGCTGCTGCACGGGACGCGCCGCGTTGCCGCGGGTGATCTCGAGACCCGGGTTGAAGCGCCCGCCAGCGATGAGCTGGGGCAGCTCGCGCGCTCCTTCAACCTGATGGTCGAGCAATTGCGCGAGAGCCGCGATCGCATCGCCTACCTCGAGAAGATCGGCGCCTGGCAGGGCGTGGCGCGGCGCCTGGCCCACGAGATCAAGAATCCGCTGACGCCAATCCAGCTCGTGGTGCAGCAGCTCTTCAACAAATACAGCGGTGACGACCTACGCTTTCAGCGGCTGCTGACCGATGCCCACGAGATCGTCACCGAGGAGGTCCAGGGCCTGCGCCGCCTGGTGGAGGAGTTCTCGGCTTTCGCCAAGCTTCCAGCCGTGCAGGCGGAAGCGGTCGAGATCGATCTGGTGCTCGACGACTTCCTCAAGAGCTATAGCGAGCTCGCCGAGCGCACGCAGGCGCACTGGACGCCGCTAGGCCCGGGCCATGTCGTGCTCGTCGACCGCATGCTGATCAAGCATGTGCTGCACAACCTGCTGGAGAACGCGCTCCAGGCCGCCGCGGGGCCGGGGGCACGAGGCTCGGCTGGGCTTCGCGTCGAGCTCACCGCGCGCCTGCCGCTCGGCGCGGGCGAGCTCGCGCTCCAGGTGCGCGACAACGGACCGGGCATCGATCGAGAGGCGATGGAGCAGGTCTTCGACCCCTACTTCACCACCAAGGAGCGCGGGACGGGTCTCGGGCTGGCGATCGTCAAGAAGATTGTCCTCGAGCATGGCGGCGCCGTGCTCGTGCGCGCGGCGCCCGAGGGCGGCGCGGAGTTTGTGATCACCCTGCCGCTGGCCGAGGGCTCGGCCGACCTCGCCGGCGAGGAGGCGTCTCCTTGA